Proteins found in one Haloferax litoreum genomic segment:
- a CDS encoding DUF502 domain-containing protein, with product MDVLARLRSSFFTGLILVTPLAVTVFVLQFVFNRVAAALRPLVREINPFLAQALNTSGDIVLVSQTLAALIIAVAISLIGYLASMSLGQRLFGSFERGVQLLPLVRTIYFGVRQVSESLTEPTAGYDRVVLVEYPRKGVHSIGFVTNEAPRSMKEAAGEDAYTVFLPHSPNPTAGALIVVSSDEVKELDMPVSRGLRLLVTTGLSVDDPETLPSGPAGYTPGNSVDMEKNPE from the coding sequence CGTCACACCGCTCGCCGTAACCGTATTCGTCCTCCAGTTCGTGTTCAACCGAGTCGCGGCGGCACTTCGTCCGTTGGTTCGAGAGATAAACCCGTTCCTCGCGCAGGCGTTGAACACGTCTGGAGACATCGTTCTCGTCTCACAGACGCTGGCGGCCCTCATCATCGCGGTGGCGATATCCCTCATCGGGTACCTCGCCTCGATGAGTCTCGGGCAGCGTCTCTTCGGGAGTTTCGAGCGCGGTGTCCAACTCCTCCCACTCGTCCGTACCATCTACTTCGGTGTTCGACAGGTCTCCGAATCGCTCACGGAACCGACTGCCGGGTACGACCGGGTCGTCCTCGTCGAGTACCCACGGAAAGGTGTCCACTCGATTGGCTTCGTCACCAACGAGGCCCCTCGGTCGATGAAGGAGGCAGCGGGTGAAGACGCCTACACCGTGTTCCTCCCGCACAGTCCGAACCCGACGGCGGGGGCACTCATCGTCGTCTCCAGTGACGAGGTCAAAGAGCTCGACATGCCGGTCAGCCGTGGCCTCCGTCTCCTCGTCACGACAGGACTGAGCGTGGACGACCCCGAAACGCTACCGTCCGGGCCTGCGGGCTACACACCGGGCAACTCTGTAGACATGGAGAAGAATCCAGAGTAA